A region from the Populus trichocarpa isolate Nisqually-1 chromosome 18, P.trichocarpa_v4.1, whole genome shotgun sequence genome encodes:
- the LOC18107620 gene encoding ras-related protein RHN1 isoform X1: MARTGSNNIQAKLVLLGDMGTGKTSLVLRFVKGQFLEFQESTIGAAFFTQVLSLNEATIKFDIWDTAGQERYHSLAPMYYRGAAAAVVVYDITSMDSFERAKKWVTELQRQGNPNLIMFLVGNKVDLQQKRKVGIEEGEQYAKENGMVFLETSAKTAQNVNELFYEIAKRLAKKAPSRPIGMKLHRRPQETRRRMFCCS; this comes from the exons ATGGCAAGGACAGGAAGCAATAACATACAGGCCAAGCTG GTGCTCCTCGGGGACATGGGGACCGGGAAGACAAGTTTGGTACTGAGGTTTGTCAAGGGGCAATTTTTGGAGTTCCAG GAATCAACAATTGGAGCGGCCTTTTTCACTCAAGTTTTGTCATTGAATGAGGCAACTATTAAGTTTGATATATGGGACACAGCTGGGCAGGAACGGTACCATAGCTTGGCACCAATGTACTATCGCGGTGCCGCTGCGGCCGTTGTGGTATACGATATCACAAGCATG GATTCATTTGAACGAGCTAAAAAGTGGGTTACTGAATTGCAAAGACAAG GAAATCCGAATCTGATAATGTTCTTAGTAGGCAACAAGGTTGACTTGCAACAGAAGAGAAAAGTTGGCATCGAG GAAGGTGAGCAGTATGCTAAAGAAAATGGAATGGTATTTCTTGAAACATCTGCGAAAACCGCCCAGAATGTGAACGAGCTTTTTTACGAAAtag CTAAGAGATTGGCCAAAAAAGCCCCTTCACGTCCAATCGGAATGAAATTGCATAGGAGACCTCAAGAAACTAGAAGAAGAATGTTTTGTTGCTCCTGA
- the LOC18107620 gene encoding ras-related protein RHN1 isoform X2: MGTGKTSLVLRFVKGQFLEFQESTIGAAFFTQVLSLNEATIKFDIWDTAGQERYHSLAPMYYRGAAAAVVVYDITSMDSFERAKKWVTELQRQGNPNLIMFLVGNKVDLQQKRKVGIEEGEQYAKENGMVFLETSAKTAQNVNELFYEIAKRLAKKAPSRPIGMKLHRRPQETRRRMFCCS, from the exons ATGGGGACCGGGAAGACAAGTTTGGTACTGAGGTTTGTCAAGGGGCAATTTTTGGAGTTCCAG GAATCAACAATTGGAGCGGCCTTTTTCACTCAAGTTTTGTCATTGAATGAGGCAACTATTAAGTTTGATATATGGGACACAGCTGGGCAGGAACGGTACCATAGCTTGGCACCAATGTACTATCGCGGTGCCGCTGCGGCCGTTGTGGTATACGATATCACAAGCATG GATTCATTTGAACGAGCTAAAAAGTGGGTTACTGAATTGCAAAGACAAG GAAATCCGAATCTGATAATGTTCTTAGTAGGCAACAAGGTTGACTTGCAACAGAAGAGAAAAGTTGGCATCGAG GAAGGTGAGCAGTATGCTAAAGAAAATGGAATGGTATTTCTTGAAACATCTGCGAAAACCGCCCAGAATGTGAACGAGCTTTTTTACGAAAtag CTAAGAGATTGGCCAAAAAAGCCCCTTCACGTCCAATCGGAATGAAATTGCATAGGAGACCTCAAGAAACTAGAAGAAGAATGTTTTGTTGCTCCTGA